A region of Paractinoplanes abujensis DNA encodes the following proteins:
- a CDS encoding ABC transporter permease, which produces MKLLRDTSLIFNRQMQLLLRNPVWILVGVFQPVMYLLLFAPLLKPALQVRTDAEAYEIFVPGLLVLLAIFGGLFQGFGLIAELRAGVIERSRVTPVSRLALLLGRSLRDVVSLIAQAVIITLLALAFDLRVFLGNLLLAYLMLALISLMTSAVSYGVALAVKSEDALAPLMNTVAQPVLLLSGILLPLTYAPGWLQGVADWNPFSWAVNGTRALFRGDLGAPAVWQGLLIMAVLAVLAVAWAGRGFAKSVR; this is translated from the coding sequence ATGAAACTGCTACGCGACACCTCACTGATCTTCAACCGGCAGATGCAGTTGCTGCTGCGCAATCCGGTGTGGATCCTCGTCGGCGTCTTCCAGCCGGTGATGTATCTGCTGCTCTTCGCCCCCCTGCTCAAACCCGCGCTGCAGGTGCGGACAGACGCCGAGGCGTACGAGATCTTCGTCCCCGGTCTTCTCGTACTGCTCGCCATCTTCGGGGGCCTGTTCCAAGGCTTCGGCCTGATCGCCGAACTGCGCGCGGGCGTGATCGAACGCTCCCGGGTGACGCCGGTCAGCCGCCTCGCCCTGCTGCTCGGCCGCTCCCTGCGCGACGTCGTCTCGCTGATCGCCCAAGCCGTGATCATCACGCTGCTGGCGCTGGCGTTCGACCTGCGCGTGTTCCTGGGCAACCTGCTCCTGGCGTACCTGATGCTCGCCCTGATCTCGCTGATGACGTCGGCGGTCAGCTACGGCGTGGCGCTGGCCGTCAAGAGCGAGGACGCGCTGGCCCCGCTGATGAACACGGTCGCCCAGCCGGTGCTGCTGCTCAGCGGCATCCTGCTTCCCCTCACGTACGCCCCCGGATGGCTGCAGGGCGTAGCCGACTGGAACCCGTTCTCATGGGCGGTCAACGGCACCCGCGCACTGTTCCGCGGTGACCTGGGCGCGCCCGCGGTCTGGCAAGGCCTGCTGATCATGGCCGTGCTGGCGGTGCTGGCCGTGGCGTGGGCCGGGCGGGGGTTCGCCAAGAGCGTCCGCTAG
- a CDS encoding GNAT family N-acetyltransferase, which yields MPSLVAPTVDVHISFLEAMDEYVAEGRGGLDDFSNIGNDIRSYAATWSTAEGFARYVSYLRAQRLEETPRPPGFVPTTVLWWLDGAEYLGRLNIRHRLAPGRAGERNGHIGYDVRPGARRQGHATAMLAAARPRAAALGLPRVLITCDFDNEASRRTIERNGGRLTDRLDEKLRYWV from the coding sequence GTGCCCTCGCTCGTCGCGCCCACGGTCGATGTCCACATCTCCTTTCTCGAAGCCATGGACGAATACGTGGCCGAGGGGCGAGGCGGGCTCGACGACTTCAGCAACATAGGCAACGACATCCGCTCGTACGCCGCCACGTGGTCGACGGCCGAGGGCTTCGCCCGCTACGTCTCCTACCTGCGGGCGCAACGCCTGGAGGAGACGCCGCGGCCGCCCGGCTTCGTCCCGACCACCGTGCTGTGGTGGCTCGACGGGGCCGAATATCTGGGCCGCCTCAACATCCGGCACCGGCTGGCGCCCGGGCGGGCGGGGGAGCGCAACGGGCACATCGGCTACGACGTGCGGCCGGGGGCCCGCCGGCAGGGGCACGCCACCGCGATGCTGGCCGCCGCCCGGCCCCGGGCGGCGGCGCTGGGTCTGCCGCGGGTGCTGATCACGTGCGACTTCGACAACGAGGCCTCGCGCCGCACGATCGAGCGCAACGGGGGGCGTTTGACCGACCGCCTGGACGAGAAGCTTCGCTACTGGGTTTAG
- a CDS encoding ATP-binding cassette domain-containing protein has product MIETRGLRKSFTSRQGRDKKTVEAVRGVDLDVAEGEIFGFLGPNGAGKTTTLRMLATLIEPDDGTATIAGADLRADPGEVRRRIGYVAQGGSTWDDSTAREELVLQARLYGATKPAAHRRAEQVLEGFQLSEYADRKCKTYSGGQRRRVDIALGIIHEPKVVFLDEPTTGLDPQSRAHMWDEIRRLRAEGMTVFITTHYLDEADALCDRISIMDNGEIVASGTPADLKREISGDVVRVGLPVESVTAAAEALNSYKLETYEDNVRLYVEDGAVAIPQILRALDAAGVPLGTIELHRPSLDDVFLTKTGRSLRES; this is encoded by the coding sequence ATGATTGAGACTCGCGGCTTGCGCAAGTCGTTCACCTCGCGCCAAGGGCGCGACAAGAAAACCGTCGAAGCCGTACGCGGCGTCGACCTCGACGTCGCCGAAGGCGAAATCTTCGGATTCCTCGGCCCGAACGGGGCCGGCAAAACCACCACCCTGCGCATGCTGGCCACGCTGATCGAACCCGACGACGGCACGGCCACCATCGCCGGCGCCGACCTGCGCGCCGACCCGGGCGAGGTGCGCCGTCGCATCGGCTACGTGGCCCAGGGCGGCAGCACATGGGACGACTCGACCGCACGGGAAGAACTGGTGCTGCAAGCCCGGCTCTACGGCGCCACCAAGCCGGCCGCCCACCGGCGGGCCGAGCAGGTGCTCGAGGGTTTCCAGCTCAGCGAATACGCGGACCGCAAATGCAAAACCTACTCGGGCGGGCAGCGCCGGCGGGTCGACATCGCGCTCGGCATCATCCACGAACCCAAGGTCGTCTTCCTCGACGAACCGACCACCGGCCTCGACCCGCAGAGCCGGGCCCACATGTGGGACGAGATCAGACGGCTGCGTGCGGAGGGCATGACCGTCTTCATCACGACCCACTACCTCGACGAAGCCGACGCGCTCTGCGACCGCATCTCCATCATGGACAACGGTGAGATCGTCGCCTCCGGCACACCCGCCGACCTCAAACGCGAAATCTCCGGCGACGTCGTCCGGGTCGGGCTGCCCGTCGAATCGGTCACCGCGGCGGCCGAGGCACTCAACTCCTACAAGCTCGAGACGTACGAGGACAACGTCCGCCTGTACGTGGAGGACGGCGCGGTGGCGATCCCGCAGATCCTCCGCGCCCTCGACGCGGCCGGCGTCCCGCTCGGCACGATCGAACTGCACCGCCCCAGCCTCGACGACGTGTTCCTGACCAAAACCGGCCGATCACTGCGGGAGAGCTGA
- a CDS encoding Maf family protein: MQKDIAYRLILASASPARRGLLSAAGIEAEVMVSGVDESGVEADDAATLCLALARMKARTIAAQLNADPGVVVLGCDSVLAFEGEIFGKPANAEEATQRWKRMRGKSGVLHTGHHVTSLVTGKQAEAVGLTTVHFADVSDAEIAAYVASGEPLHVAGSFTLDGRGAAFVDRIEGDPGNVIGLSLPLLRNLLAEMDVPYIALWKG; the protein is encoded by the coding sequence GTGCAGAAGGACATCGCGTACCGGTTGATTCTTGCTTCGGCCAGTCCGGCTCGGCGGGGGCTGCTCAGCGCCGCGGGGATTGAGGCTGAGGTGATGGTCAGCGGCGTTGATGAGTCGGGCGTCGAGGCCGATGATGCGGCCACGCTCTGTCTTGCTCTGGCTCGGATGAAGGCGCGCACCATCGCCGCCCAGCTGAATGCTGATCCGGGTGTTGTGGTGCTCGGGTGCGATTCCGTGCTCGCGTTCGAGGGTGAGATCTTCGGTAAGCCGGCCAACGCTGAGGAGGCCACTCAGCGCTGGAAGCGGATGCGGGGCAAGTCGGGCGTGTTGCACACCGGTCACCACGTGACCAGCTTGGTCACCGGCAAGCAGGCGGAGGCCGTGGGTCTCACCACGGTGCATTTCGCCGATGTCAGCGACGCCGAGATCGCGGCCTACGTGGCCAGCGGTGAGCCCTTGCACGTGGCCGGTTCGTTCACGCTCGACGGGCGCGGGGCCGCCTTCGTCGACCGTATTGAAGGCGACCCCGGCAACGTGATCGGGTTGTCTTTGCCGCTGCTGCGTAATTTGCTGGCGGAGATGGACGTGCCCTACATCGCGCTGTGGAAGGGCTAG
- a CDS encoding DedA family protein codes for MTDLLTMMATPAWAYLALFGFLAIDAMIPVVPIQAIMITSGALTVYGNLDLALVILVGALGMFTGDAIAFTLGRSSSERGTGRLAALRARYGPRHDEEAKEVSKTKLAAARFTRGLRRPGPLVLLLCRFVPGGRMAAGFHAGRRRYPIKLFVLYDGLAALAWGSYGGLVGHVGGTAITQSAWRLFAIAATAAVVFGTAGWILALFGGRKDEELAAVAAGQKDVIAARAASADAPLPQSTPTTTGR; via the coding sequence ATGACCGACTTGTTGACCATGATGGCAACACCGGCATGGGCGTACCTTGCTCTTTTCGGCTTTCTGGCTATCGACGCGATGATTCCCGTCGTCCCGATCCAGGCGATCATGATCACATCCGGGGCGCTGACTGTCTACGGAAATCTTGATCTTGCGCTCGTGATCCTGGTGGGCGCGCTCGGCATGTTCACCGGCGACGCGATCGCGTTCACCCTCGGCCGCTCCTCGAGCGAGCGCGGCACGGGCCGGCTGGCCGCCCTGCGCGCGCGTTACGGGCCCCGGCACGACGAGGAAGCGAAAGAGGTCTCCAAGACCAAGCTGGCCGCCGCGCGCTTCACCCGTGGGCTGCGTCGCCCCGGCCCCCTGGTGCTGTTGCTCTGCCGGTTCGTCCCCGGCGGGCGCATGGCGGCCGGTTTCCACGCCGGCCGCCGCCGTTACCCGATCAAGCTCTTCGTCCTGTACGACGGCCTGGCCGCACTGGCCTGGGGCAGCTACGGCGGCCTGGTCGGCCACGTCGGCGGCACGGCGATCACCCAGTCCGCGTGGCGGCTGTTCGCGATCGCCGCCACCGCGGCCGTCGTGTTCGGCACCGCCGGCTGGATCCTCGCCCTCTTCGGGGGCCGCAAGGACGAGGAGCTGGCCGCGGTCGCCGCCGGTCAGAAGGACGTCATTGCAGCTCGTGCTGCATCAGCTGACGCGCCGCTTCCGCAATCGACCCCGACAACGACGGGTAGATAG
- a CDS encoding S8 family serine peptidase — MSETRSISTGSGVIVAVLDSGSAPHPDIRRNLLAGSNQASPGKDGRTDNDGHGTRMAALIAAHGHGSNSGIQGIAPSAKILPVIVSSDGLGDSAIMAKGMAWAANHNANIINVSGAVGPGFALKDAVDDAIDKDIVVIAAVGNTAQDLIINHPAAFNGVLAVGATGRNGKYSDKSVKDEKVQICAPGVDIISAQPPRGYGIAAGTSDSTAIVSGAAALVRAKFPELSAKEVVHRLTATADDIGPPGRDDECGFGRLNIVKALTADVPPLEGGGESAGPAASSAAPSAPTTVRPQSAAPVADAEPAGNGSVLLFGGLAGVVAAAALVLVLVLRRRGRN; from the coding sequence GTGTCGGAAACGCGATCAATTTCAACCGGGTCCGGCGTGATCGTTGCTGTACTCGACTCCGGGAGCGCCCCCCACCCCGACATTCGGCGAAATCTTTTGGCAGGAAGCAACCAGGCCTCGCCCGGCAAGGATGGCCGAACGGACAACGACGGCCATGGAACACGGATGGCCGCGCTTATTGCCGCCCACGGACACGGCTCAAACTCCGGAATTCAGGGCATAGCACCATCCGCCAAAATCCTTCCAGTGATCGTCTCGAGCGATGGGCTGGGCGATTCAGCCATTATGGCTAAAGGTATGGCCTGGGCCGCCAACCATAACGCGAATATCATCAATGTTTCCGGGGCGGTCGGCCCCGGATTCGCTTTGAAGGATGCTGTCGACGACGCAATCGATAAAGACATCGTTGTGATCGCCGCTGTAGGCAACACAGCACAAGACCTAATCATTAATCATCCTGCTGCATTCAATGGTGTTCTCGCGGTCGGCGCCACTGGCCGGAACGGGAAGTACTCTGACAAGTCTGTAAAAGATGAAAAGGTACAGATCTGCGCTCCCGGCGTGGACATCATTTCGGCGCAGCCGCCGCGAGGTTATGGGATCGCGGCTGGGACTTCCGACTCAACGGCGATTGTTTCTGGGGCTGCTGCGCTGGTCCGGGCCAAGTTTCCTGAACTGTCCGCTAAGGAAGTCGTTCATCGGCTGACTGCTACTGCGGACGATATTGGGCCTCCCGGGCGCGATGATGAGTGTGGGTTTGGGCGGCTCAACATTGTCAAGGCGTTGACCGCTGACGTTCCGCCTCTTGAAGGGGGCGGGGAGAGCGCCGGGCCTGCGGCCAGTAGTGCGGCCCCCAGCGCACCGACGACCGTTCGGCCTCAGTCGGCTGCGCCGGTGGCTGATGCGGAGCCTGCTGGCAACGGCAGTGTTCTGCTGTTCGGGGGGCTCGCCGGTGTTGTTGCGGCGGCCGCGTTGGTGCTGGTGTTGGTGTTGCGGCGGCGGGGGCGTAACTGA
- a CDS encoding PadR family transcriptional regulator: MSATRMMILGLVQWMEPVHGYDVRRELLSWNADKWANVQPGSIYHALRKMTEEGLLHEVTTEQVGARPARTTYGITDKGKAEFQSLLRQGWWNLSPGVDPFMAAFSFLPALPPAESAAALRNRATQLRAGQQQLEAATKADWADNKPIYVSWLWERSIMMAEAEIAWCERTAKRIEETGEIKFD; this comes from the coding sequence GTGTCCGCAACGCGCATGATGATCCTCGGCCTGGTCCAGTGGATGGAACCGGTGCACGGCTACGACGTACGGCGGGAGCTGTTGAGTTGGAACGCCGACAAGTGGGCGAACGTGCAACCGGGATCGATCTATCACGCGCTGCGCAAAATGACCGAGGAAGGGCTGCTGCACGAGGTCACCACCGAGCAGGTCGGCGCTCGTCCCGCGCGGACGACGTACGGGATCACCGACAAAGGGAAGGCCGAGTTCCAGTCGCTGCTGCGGCAGGGGTGGTGGAACCTGTCGCCGGGTGTCGACCCGTTCATGGCCGCGTTCTCCTTCCTGCCCGCGCTGCCGCCTGCGGAGTCGGCGGCCGCCCTGCGCAACCGAGCGACGCAGCTGCGGGCCGGCCAGCAGCAACTTGAGGCCGCGACCAAGGCGGACTGGGCGGACAATAAGCCCATCTATGTGTCCTGGTTGTGGGAGCGCAGCATCATGATGGCCGAGGCTGAGATCGCGTGGTGCGAGCGGACAGCTAAACGGATCGAGGAAACTGGCGAAATCAAGTTTGACTAG
- a CDS encoding acetyl/propionyl/methylcrotonyl-CoA carboxylase subunit alpha has translation MRKVLIANRGEIAVRVVRACQDAGLASVAVYADSDRDALHARLADEAYALGGDSATETYLRIDKLLDVAARAGADAVHPGYGFLSENADFAQAVLDAGLTWIGPTPQAIRDLGDKVTARHIAQRAGAPLVPGTAEPVADAAEIIAFAEQHGLPVAIKAAFGGGGRGLKVARTLDEIPSLFESATREAVAAFGRGECFVERYLDRPRHVEAQVLADTHGTVIVVGTRDCSLQRRHQKLVEEAPAPFLTDEQRASIHESAKAICREAGYHGAGTVEYLVGQDGTISFLEVNTRLQVEHPVSEETAGLDLVREQFRIAAGEPLELTEDPAPRGHSIEFRINGEDPGRNFLPAPGTVETLSWPMGPGVRVDAGVEAGSVVGGNFDSLLAKIIVSGRTREEALERSRRVLDETVITGMATALPFHRAVVRDPAFTAEPFTVHTRWIETEWAGGVEPFAAGVAAGAEADERETVVVEVGGKRLEVRLPAKLLQGGPAAATTSRPAGRRASGAGGASAQAGGAAALTAPMQGTIVKVAVSDGDTVSEGDVIVVVEAMKMEQPLQAHKAGTVSGLSIKVGESVTAGAVVCSID, from the coding sequence GTGCGCAAGGTCTTGATCGCCAACCGTGGCGAGATCGCCGTCCGGGTCGTCCGGGCCTGTCAGGACGCGGGTCTCGCCAGCGTCGCCGTCTATGCCGACAGCGACCGGGACGCATTGCATGCCCGGCTCGCCGACGAGGCGTACGCGCTGGGAGGCGACAGCGCGACCGAGACCTACCTGCGCATCGACAAGCTGCTCGACGTGGCCGCGCGGGCCGGGGCCGACGCCGTGCACCCCGGCTACGGCTTCCTCTCCGAGAACGCCGACTTCGCGCAGGCAGTGCTCGACGCCGGGCTGACCTGGATCGGGCCCACTCCGCAAGCGATCCGCGACCTGGGCGACAAGGTGACCGCGCGGCACATCGCGCAGCGGGCGGGCGCGCCGCTGGTGCCGGGCACAGCCGAGCCCGTGGCCGACGCGGCCGAGATCATCGCCTTCGCCGAGCAGCACGGCCTGCCCGTGGCGATCAAGGCGGCGTTCGGCGGTGGCGGCCGCGGCCTCAAGGTGGCGCGCACCCTCGACGAGATCCCGTCGCTGTTCGAGAGCGCGACGCGCGAGGCGGTGGCGGCGTTCGGGCGGGGCGAGTGCTTCGTCGAGCGCTACCTGGACCGGCCGCGGCACGTCGAGGCCCAGGTGCTGGCCGACACCCACGGCACCGTGATCGTCGTCGGCACGCGCGACTGCTCGCTGCAGCGCCGGCACCAGAAGCTGGTCGAGGAGGCACCGGCCCCGTTCCTCACCGACGAGCAGCGCGCCTCCATCCACGAGAGCGCCAAGGCGATCTGCCGCGAAGCCGGCTACCACGGCGCCGGCACCGTCGAATATCTCGTGGGCCAGGACGGGACGATCTCGTTCCTCGAGGTCAACACGCGCCTCCAGGTCGAGCACCCGGTCAGCGAGGAGACAGCGGGCCTCGACCTCGTACGCGAGCAGTTCCGTATCGCCGCAGGTGAGCCGCTGGAGCTCACCGAGGACCCGGCGCCGCGCGGCCACTCCATCGAGTTCCGCATCAACGGTGAGGACCCGGGCCGCAACTTCCTGCCCGCCCCCGGCACGGTCGAGACCCTGTCGTGGCCGATGGGGCCCGGCGTGCGCGTCGACGCGGGGGTCGAGGCGGGCAGTGTCGTCGGCGGCAACTTCGACTCCCTGCTCGCCAAGATCATTGTTTCGGGCCGTACGAGGGAAGAGGCGCTGGAGCGCTCCCGTCGCGTGCTCGACGAGACGGTCATCACAGGTATGGCGACCGCGCTGCCCTTCCACCGTGCCGTGGTGCGCGACCCGGCTTTCACCGCGGAGCCGTTCACCGTCCACACGCGATGGATCGAAACTGAATGGGCGGGCGGCGTCGAACCGTTCGCGGCCGGGGTCGCCGCGGGCGCCGAGGCGGACGAGCGCGAGACGGTGGTCGTCGAAGTGGGCGGCAAACGGCTCGAAGTCCGGCTCCCGGCCAAACTTCTGCAGGGAGGGCCGGCCGCGGCCACCACGAGCCGGCCGGCGGGCCGGCGGGCGTCCGGTGCGGGCGGGGCGAGCGCGCAGGCGGGCGGTGCAGCCGCCCTGACCGCCCCGATGCAGGGCACGATCGTGAAGGTCGCGGTCTCGGACGGCGACACCGTCTCGGAAGGCGACGTGATCGTCGTGGTCGAGGCCATGAAGATGGAGCAGCCCCTGCAGGCCCACAAGGCGGGAACGGTGTCGGGCCTGTCCATCAAGGTCGGCGAGAGCGTCACCGCGGGCGCCGTGGTCTGCAGCATCGACTGA
- a CDS encoding acyl-CoA carboxylase subunit epsilon yields MDTEPLVSVVRGKPADEELAALVTILAAASSKLDAVTPAPPPSTWARSARPSTAPRSWRTSALPR; encoded by the coding sequence ATGGATACGGAACCCCTGGTCAGCGTCGTGCGCGGCAAACCGGCCGACGAGGAGCTGGCCGCCCTGGTCACGATCCTGGCCGCCGCATCCAGCAAACTTGATGCGGTCACGCCCGCGCCGCCCCCGTCCACCTGGGCCCGCTCCGCACGCCCGTCGACGGCCCCGCGCTCCTGGCGAACCTCGGCCCTACCTCGCTAG